GACTCGCGCGGGCGGCGTGCCGCGCTGACACTGTCCGTGTCCCTGATGTGTCTGGGCTCGCTCGTCATCGCCCTGTGCCCCACCTATGAGCAGGTGGGCATCCTGGCGCCGATCGTGCTCGTCCTGGCCCGGCTGCTCCAGGGGTTGTCGCTCGGGGGCGAGTACGGCACCAGCGCCACCTATCTCAGCGAGGTGGCCACCTCGCGCCACCGCGGCTTCTACAGCTCCTTCCAATACGTCACGCTCATCATGGGCCAGTTGCTCGCGACGCTGACGTTGCTGGTGCTCCAGCGCCTGGTGCTCACCGGGCCCCAGCTCGAGGCCTGGGGCTGGCGCATCCCCTTCCTGTGTGGCGCGGCGCTCGCCATCTTCGGCTTCTACATGCGCCGCAACATGGTGGAGACGGAGGCCTTCCAGGCCCAAGCGGCGAAGCGTACGGCGCACCGGCCCATGCTCGAGCTCGCGCGCCATCCCCGGGAGATCGCCCTCGTCATCGGGCTCACCCTGGGCGGTACGCTCGCCTTCTATACGTACACCGTCTACATGCCCAAGTTCCTGGTGAGCTCCGTGGGCCTGTCGCGCGACGACGCCACGCTCATCTCGGCCGGCTCGCTCTTCCTCTACATGCTCCTGCAACCCGCCTTCGGCTTCCTGTCCGACAAGGTGGGCCGCCGGCCGGTGCTCATGGGCTTTGGCCTGCTGGGCACGCTGTGCACCGTGCCCCTGTTCACCGCGCTCACCAGCACGCGCGATGCCTTCACCGCCTTCTTCCTGGTGATGACCGCGCTCGTCATCGTCTCGGGCTACACCTCCATCAACGCCGTGGTGAAGGCGGAGCTGTTCCCCGCGAGCATCCGCGCCCTGGGCGTGGGACTGCCCTATGCCCTGACGGTGTCCGTGTTCGGCGGTACGGCCGAGTACGTGGGCACCTGGTTCAAGCTCCAGGGCCACGAGTCCTGGTTCTACTGGTACGTGACCGGCGGCATCTTCTGCTCGTTCCTGGTCTACCTGCTCATGCGCGATACGGCGCGCCACCACCGCTTCGACCCGGAGTCCTGATCCCAGCTCCGAAGGACTGGAGGGGCCGGAGCGTTGTCGGGGGATGGAGTCGGGAGTGGCGGGTTCGTCCACATCCGCCGACGTGTACGAATGCCGTGATTTTCGAAGGGAAGTCTCTGGTGTTCCAGCTCTGTCTGGCGCCACACAGTCGAGGCGAGGGCGCGGTGTCGTTCCGGGCGAAGACTCCTCATATCGGGGACATGCTTTCCCCTGGTCTTCTGTACGAAGAGGAGCGCCTCGAGGCGCTCGTGCGCCACGCCATCCTGGATACGCCCCCCGAACGTGAGTACGACGACGTCGTCCAGCTCGCGGCGAGCCTGTGTGGTGTGCCCATGGCGCTGGTGAGCCTGGTGGACCGGGAGCGGCAGTGGTTCAAGGCGAACGTGGGGTTGCCCGGGGTGTCGGAGACGGAGCGCTGTATTTCCTTCTGCACCTTCGCCATCGAGCGTGAGGAGCTCTTCGTCGTCGAGGACGCCCGCGAGGACGTGCGCTTCGCCTCCAACCCGCTCGTGACGGGGGCGCCCTTCCTGCGCTTCTACGCCGGGGCTCCCCTCCAGTCCGAGGACGGGTTCCTCCTGGGCACGTTGTGTGTCCTGGACTCCGTGCCCCGGAAGCTCACCGAGACGCAGCGCCGGGATCTGCTCGCGCTCAAGCGCCAGGTGGAGCTGCTGCTGCGCCTGCGCCTGAAGGTGAAGCAGACCGAGGCGCGCAACCAGCAACTCCTGGTGTCCTCGGGGGATGCGGTGCTGCTGCTCGACGAGGCGGGGGACGTGTTGGAGCTCAACCCGGTGGCGGCGCGGGTGCTGGGCGGCGAGGCGGGCCGGTTCCTGGGCCTGCCCTTCGAGACGCTCGTCGCGCCGGACGAGCGCGAGACGGTGCTCCGGGCATTCCGGGAGGTGCGCGCGCACGGCTCGGCGCGCGTGGAGAACCTGGGGCTGCGCTTGCATCGCGGGGAGCGCGTGGTGCTGGACGTGGTCCTCTCGCTCCAGGAGGTGGGCTCGGCGCGGCGGCTGCTGCTCGTGGGGCATGATCTCACCGAGCGGCGGCGCCTGGAGCGGCAGAGCCTGCAGAATGATCGGCTCGCGTCCATGGGAGCCCTGGCCGCGGGCATCGCCCATGAAATCAACAACCCCCTGGCCTTCGTGCTCTCCAACCTGAACTTCCTGCATAGCTGGCGCGCGGATCTGGAGCGGCGGCTGGCGGAGCTGCCCGGTGTTCCCGAGCAGTTGCAGGCGGTGCTCGGCGAGGCCGGAGAGGTGCTGGCCGAGTCCATCGAGGGTTGTCAGCGCATCCGGGACATCGTGCGCGACATGCGCTTCTTCTCCCATCACTCCTCGGACGAGGCGCTCGCGCCCGTGGACGTCAACGCGAGCCTCGACTTCGCGCTGCGCATGGCCTCACCCGAGCTCAAGAGCACGGCGCGGCTGGAGAAGAGCCTCGATGAGGAGCTTCCTCCGGTGCTCGCCAGTGGAGGGCGGCTGAGCCAGGTGTTCCTCAACCTGATCATCAACGCGATCCATGCGATGCAGCCCGGGGGCCCGCGGCAACACACGCTGTGCGTGCGCACCGTGCGCGAGAGCGAGTGCGTGCGCGTCGATATCTCGGACACCGGACACGGGATTGCCCCGGAGGTGCTGCCGCGCATCTTCGATCCGTTCTTCACCACCAAGCCCGTGGGCGCGGGCACGGGGCTGGGGCTGTCCGTGAGTCACGCGCTCGTGCAGAAGATGGGCGGCGAGCTGCGGGTGCACAGCGAGCTGGGCCGGGGCACCACCTTCTCCCTGATGCTTCCCGTGCGCGCGCGCCTCGCCGAGCCCCGTCCGGCCCTGGCCTCGTGAAGGCTCACCCCGCGCCGGGCTTCGTCGAGGACGTGGGCTCGAGCTCTCCGCGCAGGATGGCCAGCACCCTCGCCCGGGTGTCGTCGTAGGAGGGCTCGCCCTGGAAGAGCCCATACGTCTCGTGGGTGGTGTCCGCGGCGTAGGCGTCCAGGTGGAACAGGCGGGGAAGCGAGGGATCCCGCTCGTGGGCGAAGGCGTTGGTGAAGGCGTAGGAGCCCAGGGAGATGACGCGCACGGGCTCCTTGCTTCCCGGCGCGTACACCTGGAACTCGTAGCGCCGCGCCCAGTCTCCCTTCAGCTCGAAGTCCTCCACCACCACCACGGTGTGCTCGCCCTCGCGGAAGCGCTCCCGGATGAAGTAGTCCTGAGCCACGAGCCCCTCCTGGCGCAGCTTCAGCAGGGCCTCGCGCTCGGCGTCCCGCCGCGCCGTGTCGCCGAGCGCCTGATGCACCTGCACCAGCGACTCCCGCGTCCTCCAGTTCCGGGGCTCCAGGGTGGCGGCCTTCTGGAAGGAGGCCAGGGCGGCGGCGGACTCGCCCCTCTGCTGGAGGAGTTGTCCGGCATGGGTGTGGGCCAGGACGAAATCCGGCTCCAGCTCGCGCGCCCGCTCGAGGGCGGTGAGCGCCTCGTCGGGCCTGCCCTCGTCGATCTCCAGCAAGCCGAGCAGGAAGAAGCCCTGGGCGTCGCGCGGCTCCAACTCGAGCGCGCGGGTGAGGGCGGCACGCGCCTCGGCGGGCTGATCCAACTGCAAGTGGAGCGTGCCGAGCAGTTGCCAGTAGCGGCCCTGGTGGGGCGCGAGCCGCGTGGCGCTCCGGGCCTCGGCGAGGGCGGCGGTGGGCTGGCCGGTCCCCCCCAGGAAGAAGGCCTGGAGGTAGTGGGCCTCGGCCTGCTCCGGCGCGAGCGCGAGCACCCGCTCGGTCTCCACGCGGGCCCTGTCGGGCTGGCGCAGGGCGAGGGCCGTGCGCGCGAGCACCGCGTGCAGCCCCACATCCCGGGGGTGTTTCTCCAGCCGCTCTCCGACTTCCCGTGCGAGGGATTCCAGCTCCTCGCGTGAGGCGTCCAGGTGGGCACCGCGCTGGAGGGCCTGGGCTTTTCGCAGACGCGCCTCGTAGCCCTCCCGATCCTCCTCGGAGACGGGGCGGGCGGCGCGGCTCGCGGCACAGCCGGACCCCGTGAGCAGCAGGGCGAGCAGGGCGCCCGGAAGTCGGAGTCGTGGCATTCGCCGCGGGCGCGTCACGTGTGCTCCTCCTTCCGCGCGGCGGGCGCGGCCCTGCGCTCGGGGCGGAGGTTCGTGTGCCGGTAGTCGCCGCGGTGCGAGGCCTTGCGTGGCAGTTGGACGGTGAAGGTCGTCCCCTCCTCCAGGCCGGACTCCACGTGGATGGTGCCGCCATGGGCGTGCACGATCTCCTGCGCGATGTAGAGCCCCAGCCCCAGCCCGGACATCGGATCAGCCGTTTCCTGCGAGGCCCGGCGGAAGGGATCGAACAGGTGGGGCACGAACTCGGGCGGAATGGGCTGGCCCTGGTTGTGCACGCGCAACACCACCAGGTCATCCATGCCCGTCAACGTCACCTGCACGGGTTGTCCCTGGGCGCCATGCTTCACGGCGTTGGTCACCAGGTTCTGCACCACCTGGATGATGCGGCCCCGGTCCCATTCACCCTGGCCATCACCGTGGCTGCTCTGCTCGATGGGGTTCTGGGGGGCCATGAGCTGCAACTCCTCGATGACCTCGGCGGTGATGGCGAAGAAGTCATCGGGCCGGCGCTCCACCGGGATGCCGCCGCCCAGCCGGCCCCGGGTGAAGTCCAACAGGTCGGCGATCATCCGCGTCATGCGCTCGGCGCCCAGGTTGATGCGCGTGGTGGCGTTCTTCACCTTGGGCTCGTTCACCTGGCGCGAGAGCAATTGCGAGTGGAGCATGATGGCCTGCAAGGGGCTGCGCAGGTCGTGGCTGACGATGCCCAGCAGCCGCTCGCGGAACTCGTTGGAGCGCCGCTGCTCCTCCTCCATGCGCCGGCGCTCGGTGGCGTCGCGCAGCACCACGGCGAAGCCGCGCAGCGCGCCGCCTTCCCTGTGCAGGGCACTCACGGTGATGTCGGCCCAGAACCGGCCTCCTCCCCGGCGCGAACGCCAGCCCTCGCCCGTGTAGACGCCATTGCGCTCGGCCGCCTCCATCTCCTTGTCCGCCACGGCGTGGCGCAGCTCCGTGGGGACGAGCATCTCGCGGTAGGGCTGGCCCAGCACCTCCCGCTCCGAGTAGCCGGTGATGCTCTGGGCGCCCGCGTTCCAGGTGACGATCCTCCGCTCGGCGTCCAGCATGAAGATGGCGTGCCCGTACACGCCCTCGATGACCAGGTGCAGCGTCTCCTTGGACTCGACGAGCGCCTGGCGCTGGCGGGCGCGCTCCAGGGCGAAGCGCAGGGCGCGCGGCAGCACCGCGTAGGACTCGGGCGTCTTGGGCAGGTACTCCTCCAGCCCCTCCTGCACCGCCTGCAGCGCCTGCCACTCCTCGGCCGTGCCGGTGAGCATGATGACGGGGATGCCCGGCCACGTGCGCTGCACGTCGTGCAGTAGATCCAACCCGGTGGTCCAGGGCAGCAGGTAGTCGATGAGCACGGCATCGAACCGCTCGTGGCCGAGCACCTGGTCCCACTGCGCCTCTTCGCCCACCTCCTCCACGTGCATGCCGGGAAAGGAGCGCTTGAGGATGCGCACGGCCATGAGCCGATCCGCGGGGTTGTCGTCCACGACGAGAACCCGCAGCCGCTCGATGGGCTCGAGGAGCTCACGCGCCATGCGTGACGCCTCCGCTGTCTTCTCCTCCTGTCGAGCAGGGCAACTCCACGGTGAAGGTGGAACCGCTCCCCGGAATGCTCTCCGCGTGGATGCGCCCCCCCAGGGCCTCCGTGACCTGCCGGGTGATGAAGAGGCCCAGGCCCAGGCCTCCATAGTGGCGCTCCGAGACTCCCCGCTCGAACCGGCCGAAGAGGCGCGCGCGTACGGACTCGTCCATTCCGATGCCTTCATCGCGCACGGTCAGCCGGGCCCACCCCTCGTTCTCTTCCACGCGCACGCTCACCGTGCCGCCCGCGCCGAACTTGAGGGCGTTGGACAGCAGGTTGGTCACGATCTGCTCGAGCCTCAAGACATCCCATTGGCCCAGCACCCGGGCGGGAGCCTCCAGCTCCAGCGGGCAGTTGGCGCGCGCGGCCTGGGCCTCGAAGTTGGAGACCACGTCGCGCACGATGGCCGCGAGGTTGACGTCCGGCTCACGGCGCAGCGTGAGCCGCCCGCTGGTGATGCGCGTGGCGTCCAGCAGGCTGTCCATGAGTGCCGTCACCCGCCGCACCTGCGCGCTCGCCGCCTCCACGTGCCCGAGCAGGCGCTGTGCGTCCACCTCCGGCTTGCCCAGCTCCTGCCGCATGAGCTGCAGGCGCAGGGCGAGCGGCGTGAGGGGCGTCTTCAGCTCGTGGCTGGCCACGGACAAGAACTCGTCGCGCAGGCGCACCGCCTCTTGCAGCTCCACCACCAGGCGCTCGCGCTCCAACTCGGCGCGCTGCCGCCGGGCCTCCAACTCCTCTCGCTCACGCTCGCGCAGCGCCGCCTGCTGCCGCCGCAGCGCCTCGCGCTCCCGGTGCAGCTCCACGAAGACGCGCACCTTGGCGCGCAGCCGCTCGGGATCCACCGGCTTGCTCAGCCAGTCCACCCCTCCCGTCGCGTACCCGGTCGCGACGACGGCCTCCTCGGAGTTCGCCCCGGTGAGGAAGATCAACGGCAGGGGCCGCAGCGCCAGCAACTGGCGCATGCGCTGCGCCGTCTCGACCCCATTGAGGCCGGGCAACCGGAAGTCCATGAGCACGAGCGCGAACTCCTCGTCCCGGACGTGCTCCAGGGCTTCCTCGCCGGAGGACACCTTCACGACATGGAGGGAGAAGGGCGCCAGGCAACGCTCCAGGGCGACCAGGTCGGCTGGTTGGTCATCAACCAGCAAGACGCTGGTGCGCAGGACTTCCCTTGCTTGCACGGCGCCTCCATCGGACTCCGGTATGTCGCCGTAACAGATACGGCCTGCTCCCGCGAGAAGTGATGTCGTCCCAGGCGGGAGCCCTCGTCCGGGGGACAACATGCCAGACTGCCCCCTTTCATTCCTGACGGCCAGGGCTTCGCTGGTTGGCTCCCATATCTTCAGCCTCGGGTGGGGGCCCGGCCGGGGCGGATTCTCCGAGGGAGAAGTTAAGGACGGCGAGCCTTGCCGCCGAGCTGGCTTTTTTTTGTATAAGGGCGCGCGGACGGGTGGCGCTTGCTGCCCTGGAGAGAAAGGCAGGACACATGCGGAAGTTTCTGGTGGTGGCGGCACTGTTCGCCGTGGTGGGTTGTCAGCCGCAGGGTTCCAACAATGCCGGGGGGGCCAGTGGCGCCGGTGCCAACCCGCAGACGGACGAGCAGAAGACCTTCTATGCCCTGGGCGTCACCCTGGCGCGGCAGATCCAGGTGTTCGACATGTCGCCCGAGGAGCTGGAGTACGTCAAGGCGGGTCTGACGGCGCAGGTGACGGGCAAGGAGCCCGTGGTGGACATCCAGGCCTTCGGACCGAAGCTGCCGGAGCTGGCGCGCACCCGCTCCACGGCACGGGCGGAGAAGGAGAAGGTGAAGTCCAAGACCTTCCTGGAGGAGGCGGCCAAGGAGTCCGGCGCCGAGCGCACCGAGTCGGGGCTCATCTACAAGACGATCACCGAGGGCACGGGCGCGCAGCCGACGGCCTCCGACATCGTGAAGGTGAACTACCGGGGCACGCTGCCGGACGGCAAGGAGTTCGACAGCTCCTACAAGCGCAATGAGCCGGCCCAGTTCCCGCTCAACGGCGTCATCAAGTGCTGGACCGAGGGCGTGCAGAAGATGAAGGTGGGCGGCAAGTCCAAGCTCGTGTGCCCGTCGGACCTGGCCTACGGCGACCGCGGCACGCCGGGCATCCCCGGTGGCTCGGCGCTCGTGTTCGAGGTGGAGCTGCTCGACGTGCAGAAGAACGAGCCGCCCCCCGCGCCGCCCGCGCCCGCCCCGGCGGCTCCCGCGCCGCAGGGCCAGCCGGCCAAGAAGTAGTCGCACCGGCTCGCGGCTCTCGAAGCCGCCCTCACGGGCCCTCGTTCCTCCCCGGTGTGAAGGGGAGGCGAGGGCCCGTCGTCTTAGTAGGGCTTCTCTCCCACGAAGTTGCCCGGGGGCGAGTAGTCACACACCCAGAGCTGCCACTTGGGGAACTGCGCGCCGAAGGGGGAGTTCTTCGTGCAGATGACCGTGGCGCACCCCACCTGCGTGCTCTTGCGCCACACCACCTGGGTGTAGTGGCCGCACACCTTGCCCGGCGCGCACTTGTTGGTCGAAGGGTTGTAGTCGGCGGACTCGCCGACCCAGTCGGCCACCACCTGGGCGTTCGTCTTCGAGCCCGGAGGCGCCGCCGCCGCGAGGTTCTCTCCATAGGAGCCGCGGTGGGCGTTGTGCTCGAACTTGCACTGCTTCGCGTAGGCCTGCGCCACCCGGGCGGCGTCCTCCGACCAGGTCAGGGCGGGCAGCGCGGGCTGGGGCGTGGGCTTCGCCGCCGCGCGGGCTTCGTTGTGCGCGGCGAGCATCTCGGTGGCCAGGGGCGTGGTGGCGGTCTTGGCGGGGGCCTTGGGCGCGGCCTCGCTCTCGCCGCCACACCCGGGGGTGGCCCAGGTCAGACAGCCCAGGGACAGGGCGAGCAGGGGAGATCGGAACAGGGGCATGTTGGGCTCCAGGGGCTCCTCCCACTTCAGGTGGAAGGGAGATTCATGGCAAGGATGCACTCCGGGGATGGGAACACCCTAGCGCCTCGCTCCTGCCCCGGGCCGACCCTGGACATGTCGAACGACCCCCTCGCTGGCCTCCGTCCAGCCGTGGGAGCCTTGGAGTTCCCGGGGCTCCGCCCTTGTCTGGCCGCGCGGCTGTTGATGGAAGCATGACGGACACCGAGTGCCGGGAGTTGTTGCGGTGGGCCGCGCCGCGCCTGGGGCTGCGCGAGGAGGGCTTTCGCCGGGTGCGCGCCCAGGTGTGCAAGCGCGTGGGCCGGAGGATGAAGGCGCTGGGGCTCTCCGGATTGGCCGCCTACCTGGCGCGGCTGGAGGAGGACCCCGCCGAGCGGGCCGTGTTGGATGCGCTGTGCCGTGTCACCATCTCCCGCTTCTACCGGGACTCGGCCCTCTTCGACGCGCTGCTCGAGCCGCTGCTGCCCCAGGTGCTGGAGTCCGCGCGCGCCCGGGGAGAGTCCCGCTTGCGTGTCTGGAGCGCGGGGTGCGCCAGCGGCGAGGAGCCCTACAGCGTGTCCGTCCTCTTCCGGCATGGGCTCGCGCCGCGCTTCCCGGACTTCCGCCTGGAGCTGGTGGCCACGGACGCGGACGCCTCGCTCCTGGAGCGGGCCCGGCGGGGTTGCTACCGGCACGCCACGCTGCGCGAGCTGCCCGCCGCGTGGCGGCTCGAGGCCTTCACCCCGCTCGGTGACGAGGACTGTCTGCGGCCCGAGTACCGCGAGGGACTCGACTTCCGCCGGGAGGACCTGCGCGAGCACATGCCCGAGGGCCCCTTCCACCTGGTGCTCTGCCGCAACGTGGCCTTCACCTACTTCGCGCCCCCCGTGCAGCGGGAGGTGTTGGCGCGGCTCCTCACGCGGCTCGTCCCCGGGGGCCTGCTCGTGCTCGGCGCCCACGAGTCCCTCCCCGAGCCGGTGCCGGGACTCACGCGGGCCGCCGGGCCAGACCTGCCCCTCTTCCACTGGGCGACACCGTAAGTATGTGACGCACCCTGACTTGCATGAAACCCGACAATTCTCGTACTAGTGGCTCACTCTCGTTTTCTAGGAAAACGAGCGGGAGGGGTGTGAGCGCATGCGTAACTTCTTGGGTGTCATCGTCGCGGTGATGTTGGGGGGTTGTGGCGGGCAGGTGGGGGAAGGGGTGACTTCGGAGCAGCAGGCCGGCGCGCGGGAGGGGCTGTCGCTGACGCGGGGGCCGGAGGGCGCCTCGGGCCGTTTCACGCACCAGGGGGTGGAGGCGCTCTTCTCCTCGCGGCAGGTGGAGCCGGGTGTCTTCCGCCTCGAGGTGCGGCACAACGGCATGACGCTCACGGGCCTGGTGGACACGGCCAGCGGCGTGTCGTCGCTGGATGGC
This sequence is a window from Cystobacter ferrugineus. Protein-coding genes within it:
- a CDS encoding FKBP-type peptidyl-prolyl cis-trans isomerase, which gives rise to MRKFLVVAALFAVVGCQPQGSNNAGGASGAGANPQTDEQKTFYALGVTLARQIQVFDMSPEELEYVKAGLTAQVTGKEPVVDIQAFGPKLPELARTRSTARAEKEKVKSKTFLEEAAKESGAERTESGLIYKTITEGTGAQPTASDIVKVNYRGTLPDGKEFDSSYKRNEPAQFPLNGVIKCWTEGVQKMKVGGKSKLVCPSDLAYGDRGTPGIPGGSALVFEVELLDVQKNEPPPAPPAPAPAAPAPQGQPAKK
- a CDS encoding MFS transporter, whose amino-acid sequence is MSPTPPSDAPRVRERLLSIFGGSVGNLIEWYDFYIYSAFSLYFASSFFPGDNPLVRQLNAAGIFALGFLIRPIGGWLMGLYADSRGRRAALTLSVSLMCLGSLVIALCPTYEQVGILAPIVLVLARLLQGLSLGGEYGTSATYLSEVATSRHRGFYSSFQYVTLIMGQLLATLTLLVLQRLVLTGPQLEAWGWRIPFLCGAALAIFGFYMRRNMVETEAFQAQAAKRTAHRPMLELARHPREIALVIGLTLGGTLAFYTYTVYMPKFLVSSVGLSRDDATLISAGSLFLYMLLQPAFGFLSDKVGRRPVLMGFGLLGTLCTVPLFTALTSTRDAFTAFFLVMTALVIVSGYTSINAVVKAELFPASIRALGVGLPYALTVSVFGGTAEYVGTWFKLQGHESWFYWYVTGGIFCSFLVYLLMRDTARHHRFDPES
- a CDS encoding sensor histidine kinase, with amino-acid sequence MLSPGLLYEEERLEALVRHAILDTPPEREYDDVVQLAASLCGVPMALVSLVDRERQWFKANVGLPGVSETERCISFCTFAIEREELFVVEDAREDVRFASNPLVTGAPFLRFYAGAPLQSEDGFLLGTLCVLDSVPRKLTETQRRDLLALKRQVELLLRLRLKVKQTEARNQQLLVSSGDAVLLLDEAGDVLELNPVAARVLGGEAGRFLGLPFETLVAPDERETVLRAFREVRAHGSARVENLGLRLHRGERVVLDVVLSLQEVGSARRLLLVGHDLTERRRLERQSLQNDRLASMGALAAGIAHEINNPLAFVLSNLNFLHSWRADLERRLAELPGVPEQLQAVLGEAGEVLAESIEGCQRIRDIVRDMRFFSHHSSDEALAPVDVNASLDFALRMASPELKSTARLEKSLDEELPPVLASGGRLSQVFLNLIINAIHAMQPGGPRQHTLCVRTVRESECVRVDISDTGHGIAPEVLPRIFDPFFTTKPVGAGTGLGLSVSHALVQKMGGELRVHSELGRGTTFSLMLPVRARLAEPRPALAS
- a CDS encoding hybrid sensor histidine kinase/response regulator yields the protein MQAREVLRTSVLLVDDQPADLVALERCLAPFSLHVVKVSSGEEALEHVRDEEFALVLMDFRLPGLNGVETAQRMRQLLALRPLPLIFLTGANSEEAVVATGYATGGVDWLSKPVDPERLRAKVRVFVELHREREALRRQQAALREREREELEARRQRAELERERLVVELQEAVRLRDEFLSVASHELKTPLTPLALRLQLMRQELGKPEVDAQRLLGHVEAASAQVRRVTALMDSLLDATRITSGRLTLRREPDVNLAAIVRDVVSNFEAQAARANCPLELEAPARVLGQWDVLRLEQIVTNLLSNALKFGAGGTVSVRVEENEGWARLTVRDEGIGMDESVRARLFGRFERGVSERHYGGLGLGLFITRQVTEALGGRIHAESIPGSGSTFTVELPCSTGGEDSGGVTHGA
- a CDS encoding sensor histidine kinase is translated as MARELLEPIERLRVLVVDDNPADRLMAVRILKRSFPGMHVEEVGEEAQWDQVLGHERFDAVLIDYLLPWTTGLDLLHDVQRTWPGIPVIMLTGTAEEWQALQAVQEGLEEYLPKTPESYAVLPRALRFALERARQRQALVESKETLHLVIEGVYGHAIFMLDAERRIVTWNAGAQSITGYSEREVLGQPYREMLVPTELRHAVADKEMEAAERNGVYTGEGWRSRRGGGRFWADITVSALHREGGALRGFAVVLRDATERRRMEEEQRRSNEFRERLLGIVSHDLRSPLQAIMLHSQLLSRQVNEPKVKNATTRINLGAERMTRMIADLLDFTRGRLGGGIPVERRPDDFFAITAEVIEELQLMAPQNPIEQSSHGDGQGEWDRGRIIQVVQNLVTNAVKHGAQGQPVQVTLTGMDDLVVLRVHNQGQPIPPEFVPHLFDPFRRASQETADPMSGLGLGLYIAQEIVHAHGGTIHVESGLEEGTTFTVQLPRKASHRGDYRHTNLRPERRAAPAARKEEHT
- a CDS encoding tetratricopeptide repeat protein, yielding MPRLRLPGALLALLLTGSGCAASRAARPVSEEDREGYEARLRKAQALQRGAHLDASREELESLAREVGERLEKHPRDVGLHAVLARTALALRQPDRARVETERVLALAPEQAEAHYLQAFFLGGTGQPTAALAEARSATRLAPHQGRYWQLLGTLHLQLDQPAEARAALTRALELEPRDAQGFFLLGLLEIDEGRPDEALTALERARELEPDFVLAHTHAGQLLQQRGESAAALASFQKAATLEPRNWRTRESLVQVHQALGDTARRDAEREALLKLRQEGLVAQDYFIRERFREGEHTVVVVEDFELKGDWARRYEFQVYAPGSKEPVRVISLGSYAFTNAFAHERDPSLPRLFHLDAYAADTTHETYGLFQGEPSYDDTRARVLAILRGELEPTSSTKPGAG
- a CDS encoding CAP domain-containing protein, translated to MPLFRSPLLALSLGCLTWATPGCGGESEAAPKAPAKTATTPLATEMLAAHNEARAAAKPTPQPALPALTWSEDAARVAQAYAKQCKFEHNAHRGSYGENLAAAAPPGSKTNAQVVADWVGESADYNPSTNKCAPGKVCGHYTQVVWRKSTQVGCATVICTKNSPFGAQFPKWQLWVCDYSPPGNFVGEKPY
- a CDS encoding CheR family methyltransferase, coding for MTDTECRELLRWAAPRLGLREEGFRRVRAQVCKRVGRRMKALGLSGLAAYLARLEEDPAERAVLDALCRVTISRFYRDSALFDALLEPLLPQVLESARARGESRLRVWSAGCASGEEPYSVSVLFRHGLAPRFPDFRLELVATDADASLLERARRGCYRHATLRELPAAWRLEAFTPLGDEDCLRPEYREGLDFRREDLREHMPEGPFHLVLCRNVAFTYFAPPVQREVLARLLTRLVPGGLLVLGAHESLPEPVPGLTRAAGPDLPLFHWATP